The Paenibacillus sp. FSL R7-0204 genome includes a region encoding these proteins:
- the rbsK gene encoding ribokinase: MSIVVIGSLNMDMVVRAERAPEAGETLFGQGFALSPGGKGANQAVAAARLGAEVTMIGRVGKDAFGSGLLEIMEQEQVHTTYISQSESQATGVASIVVDGAGENRIIVVPGANVEMKPEDIEALETVISGAGIVVMQLETDMAMCEAAAVLAFRHGIPVILNPAPAQPLSDELLHHVTYLTPNETEAGILAGISVESVEDAERAARMMLSKGVRHVIVTLGSKGALIVDAAGSRHVQGFPVQAVDTVAAGDSFNGALAWQLTCGRTLEEAVRFANAVGALAVGKTGAIASLPRLEEVEQFLRSAAKAEPHEQ, translated from the coding sequence TTGAGTATAGTCGTAATTGGAAGTCTGAATATGGATATGGTAGTGCGGGCAGAGCGTGCGCCGGAGGCCGGGGAGACCCTGTTCGGTCAGGGATTTGCTCTGTCTCCGGGCGGAAAAGGGGCGAATCAGGCCGTTGCGGCGGCCAGACTGGGCGCGGAAGTGACGATGATCGGCAGAGTGGGCAAGGATGCTTTTGGCAGCGGGCTGCTGGAGATTATGGAGCAGGAGCAGGTTCATACCACGTATATCTCACAGAGTGAATCCCAGGCTACAGGTGTTGCCTCCATTGTGGTGGACGGAGCCGGTGAGAACCGGATCATCGTAGTGCCTGGTGCGAATGTGGAGATGAAGCCGGAGGATATTGAAGCGCTTGAGACCGTGATTAGCGGGGCCGGGATCGTGGTGATGCAGCTGGAGACGGATATGGCGATGTGCGAGGCAGCTGCAGTCCTGGCGTTCCGGCATGGGATTCCGGTGATTCTTAATCCGGCTCCGGCCCAGCCGCTGAGCGATGAGCTGCTGCACCATGTGACCTACCTGACTCCGAATGAGACCGAAGCGGGGATTCTGGCCGGTATCTCCGTGGAGAGTGTAGAGGATGCAGAACGTGCGGCCCGGATGATGCTGTCAAAAGGGGTCCGGCACGTGATTGTAACGCTGGGCTCCAAAGGAGCGCTAATCGTGGATGCTGCCGGAAGCCGGCATGTACAGGGGTTCCCGGTGCAGGCGGTAGACACAGTGGCAGCCGGAGATTCCTTCAACGGGGCGCTGGCCTGGCAGCTGACCTGCGGCAGAACGCTGGAGGAAGCGGTACGCTTCGCCAATGCAGTCGGTGCGCTGGCGGTTGGCAAGACCGGTGCGATTGCTTCTCTGCCCAGACTGGAAGAGGTAGAGCAGTTCCTGCGTTCAGCTGCTAAGGCAGAGCCACATGAACAATAG
- the glgP gene encoding alpha-glucan family phosphorylase, whose protein sequence is MSENHLPSVAYFSMEYGLHSDFKMYAGGLGILAGDYIKGAQDIGAPIIPIGLKWKQGYTDQKIDADGNPYDSYHNYVYDFLEDTGIKVTVKVRKTDVVCKVWKTDHFGNRPLYLLDTDIPENSDAWITGQLYGWFGEERIAQEIVLGIGGVKAMRALGIKIDVYHFNEGHAALAAIELIREKMSGGSTFEEAWKATREEVVFTTHTPIKEGNETHPLDRLEYMGAFNGLTRSQMERIGGEPFNMTVAGLRLSRISNAVAQLHADTANKMWKEVAGRSAVIGITNAIHTPTWVDERMTRAFEEGGDLWAVHKEIKQELIGFIEERSGIALNADQLLIGFSRRAARYKRSDLIFSQPDIIEPYLESGKIQIVFSGKAHPLDDNGKKIVSNLVAMMKKYPKSVVFLENYDMTIGAQLTRGSDIWLNNPRRPLEASGTSGMKAAMNGVLNCSILDGWWPEACIDGENGWQIGGGFETTDFAVLDQHDSDALYETLLNRVLPVFYEDQAKWVQMMHRSIETTRTEFATKRMLDEYYNRMYIRS, encoded by the coding sequence GTGAGCGAGAACCACTTACCGTCAGTAGCTTATTTCAGCATGGAGTATGGACTGCATTCCGATTTCAAAATGTACGCCGGAGGCCTGGGCATTCTGGCCGGAGATTACATCAAGGGCGCGCAGGATATCGGGGCACCTATCATCCCCATCGGACTCAAATGGAAACAAGGCTACACGGACCAGAAGATTGATGCGGACGGCAACCCCTACGACTCTTACCACAACTATGTGTACGACTTCCTGGAAGATACGGGCATCAAGGTCACGGTAAAAGTCAGAAAGACCGATGTGGTCTGCAAAGTGTGGAAAACAGACCATTTCGGCAACCGTCCGCTCTATTTGCTCGACACTGATATCCCGGAGAATAGTGATGCCTGGATTACCGGCCAGCTCTACGGCTGGTTCGGGGAAGAGCGGATAGCGCAGGAGATCGTGCTGGGCATCGGCGGCGTCAAAGCCATGCGCGCCCTGGGAATTAAGATCGATGTCTATCACTTCAACGAGGGGCATGCGGCGCTCGCAGCGATCGAGCTGATCCGGGAGAAGATGTCCGGCGGCAGTACCTTTGAAGAAGCCTGGAAGGCTACACGGGAAGAGGTTGTGTTCACTACACATACACCGATTAAGGAAGGCAATGAGACCCATCCGCTGGACCGTCTGGAATACATGGGGGCATTCAATGGTCTAACCCGTTCCCAGATGGAGCGGATTGGCGGGGAGCCGTTCAATATGACCGTCGCCGGTCTAAGGCTGTCGCGGATCTCGAATGCGGTTGCTCAGCTTCATGCCGATACCGCCAACAAGATGTGGAAGGAAGTCGCCGGCCGATCCGCCGTCATCGGCATCACCAATGCGATTCACACCCCTACCTGGGTAGATGAGCGGATGACCCGTGCGTTTGAGGAGGGCGGCGACCTGTGGGCCGTGCACAAGGAGATCAAGCAAGAGCTGATCGGCTTCATCGAAGAACGCTCCGGCATCGCCCTGAATGCAGATCAGCTGCTAATCGGGTTCTCCCGCCGCGCCGCTCGCTACAAGCGCAGTGACCTGATCTTCTCCCAGCCGGACATTATAGAGCCGTACCTGGAGAGCGGCAAGATTCAGATTGTCTTCTCCGGCAAGGCGCATCCGCTGGACGACAACGGCAAAAAAATCGTCAGCAACCTTGTAGCCATGATGAAAAAATATCCGAAGAGCGTAGTCTTCCTGGAGAACTACGATATGACCATCGGAGCCCAGCTCACCCGCGGCTCTGACATCTGGCTGAACAATCCGCGCAGACCGCTCGAAGCCAGCGGAACCTCCGGGATGAAGGCCGCCATGAACGGCGTCCTGAACTGCTCCATCCTGGACGGCTGGTGGCCGGAGGCCTGCATCGACGGTGAGAACGGCTGGCAGATCGGCGGCGGCTTCGAGACCACCGACTTTGCGGTGCTTGACCAGCATGACAGCGATGCACTATACGAGACCCTTCTGAACCGCGTCCTCCCGGTCTTCTATGAGGATCAGGCCAAGTGGGTGCAGATGATGCACCGCAGCATCGAGACCACCCGCACCGAGTTCGCCACCAAGCGCATGCTGGATGAATACTATAACCGTATGTATATCAGAAGCTAA
- the katA gene encoding catalase KatA has translation MTTNNNNKLTTSWGAPVGDNQNSMTAGARGPVLLQDVHLLEKLAHFNRERVPERVVHAKGAGAHGYFEVTNDLSQYTKAAFLSGVGKRTPMFIRFSTVAGELGSSDTVRDPRGFAVKFYTEEGNYDLVGNNTPVFFIRDAIKFPDFIHTQKRHPQTHLKNPNAVWDFWSLSPESLHQVTILMSDRGIPATLRHMHGFGSHTFKWVNAEGAAVWVKYHFKTEQGVKNLDVKLAAQLAGENPDYHTADLFNAIDTGDFPAWRLQVQIMPVEDADTYRFDPFDVTKVWSQKDYPLIEVGRMVLDRNPENYFAEVEQATFSPGSFVPGIEASPDKMLQGRLFAYGDAHRYRVGANHNHLPVNRPIAEVNNNQRDGAMNATNNGGGSVYYEPNSSGGATESAQHKAAAFEVSGQADSVSYDHDDHYTQPGDLYRLLSEEERARLVSNIVGAMTPVESEEIKLRQIGHFYKADPEFGRRIAEGLGLAVTE, from the coding sequence ATGACCACAAACAATAACAACAAGCTAACGACTAGCTGGGGCGCCCCCGTAGGCGACAACCAGAATTCAATGACCGCCGGTGCACGCGGCCCCGTGCTGCTGCAGGACGTCCATCTGCTGGAGAAGCTGGCCCACTTCAACCGTGAGCGTGTTCCTGAGCGGGTCGTTCATGCCAAAGGTGCCGGTGCCCATGGTTATTTTGAAGTCACCAATGATCTCTCCCAATATACGAAGGCTGCCTTCTTGTCCGGAGTCGGCAAACGCACCCCGATGTTCATCCGTTTCTCTACCGTAGCCGGGGAACTGGGCTCATCCGATACCGTGCGCGATCCGCGCGGCTTTGCTGTGAAATTCTACACAGAAGAAGGCAACTACGACCTGGTCGGCAATAACACGCCTGTCTTTTTCATCCGTGACGCCATCAAATTCCCGGACTTCATCCATACCCAGAAGCGTCATCCGCAGACCCATCTGAAGAACCCGAATGCGGTATGGGACTTCTGGTCCCTCTCCCCCGAGTCTCTGCACCAGGTGACGATTCTGATGTCTGACCGCGGCATCCCGGCTACGCTCCGCCATATGCATGGCTTCGGCAGCCATACGTTCAAGTGGGTGAACGCCGAAGGCGCAGCCGTCTGGGTGAAATACCATTTCAAGACAGAGCAGGGCGTCAAGAATCTCGATGTTAAACTGGCAGCACAGCTAGCCGGGGAGAACCCGGATTATCATACAGCGGATTTGTTCAACGCCATTGATACCGGGGACTTCCCGGCCTGGAGGCTGCAAGTACAGATTATGCCTGTGGAGGATGCCGATACCTACCGCTTCGATCCGTTTGATGTAACCAAAGTGTGGTCGCAGAAAGATTATCCGCTGATTGAGGTAGGCCGCATGGTGCTGGACCGCAATCCGGAGAATTACTTCGCCGAAGTAGAGCAGGCCACCTTCTCTCCCGGCTCATTCGTTCCAGGCATCGAGGCTTCTCCGGATAAAATGCTTCAAGGCCGCCTGTTCGCATACGGGGATGCCCACCGCTACCGGGTAGGAGCGAACCATAACCATCTGCCGGTTAACCGGCCTATTGCAGAGGTCAACAATAATCAGCGCGACGGCGCGATGAATGCTACGAATAACGGGGGAGGCTCCGTCTACTACGAGCCCAACAGCTCCGGCGGGGCAACCGAGTCTGCGCAGCATAAAGCGGCTGCTTTTGAAGTCTCCGGCCAGGCAGACAGCGTGTCTTATGACCATGACGATCACTACACCCAGCCGGGTGACCTGTACCGTCTGCTCAGTGAAGAGGAGCGCGCCCGGCTCGTAAGCAATATTGTTGGTGCCATGACTCCAGTGGAGTCCGAGGAGATCAAGCTCCGCCAGATTGGCCACTTCTACAAAGCCGATCCGGAGTTTGGCCGGCGAATTGCAGAAGGACTCGGATTGGCTGTAACAGAGTAA
- a CDS encoding DNA-binding protein: protein MLELDGMNEDSLTDMLKVSFSWENWAAILEISDKLFELAVLTYGSHQQGAKKYYLKKNIVYYLGYSACMKGIAYQKLGNLAESRKCIGLYSDLSWITDVDQEAAAEVEYYRNIAIANTFVIDLLEGKVEVLPDYVEFIRTGDQEELLACLITVLESAIKYNFSIDWVLDEFNEPLQELSCREKQEDIRYYIDYMHLSAIYLYKREKIHDAINLTLYILVISSKLYDGTGFRKIVSFYEHIRSHATAEQQESYQNIMKNILEREFLKDEKGDLVINSRIVD, encoded by the coding sequence TTGCTGGAATTGGATGGGATGAATGAAGACTCTTTGACAGATATGCTTAAAGTCTCGTTCTCATGGGAGAACTGGGCGGCAATTCTCGAGATTTCAGACAAGCTCTTTGAACTTGCAGTTCTAACCTACGGCTCCCATCAACAGGGTGCAAAGAAGTATTATTTGAAAAAAAATATAGTGTATTATCTCGGCTACAGTGCGTGCATGAAGGGGATTGCCTATCAAAAGCTCGGTAACCTCGCTGAATCAAGAAAGTGTATAGGCTTGTATTCGGATTTGAGCTGGATCACGGATGTGGATCAGGAAGCTGCCGCAGAAGTGGAATACTACAGGAACATTGCGATAGCCAACACTTTCGTCATTGATCTGCTGGAAGGGAAGGTAGAAGTTCTCCCTGATTATGTTGAATTCATTCGCACAGGAGACCAGGAGGAGCTGCTTGCCTGCCTGATTACTGTGCTGGAATCTGCCATTAAGTACAACTTTTCTATCGACTGGGTACTGGATGAATTCAATGAGCCGCTACAGGAACTAAGCTGCAGAGAGAAACAGGAAGATATCAGATACTACATAGACTACATGCATCTTAGTGCAATTTATTTGTATAAAAGGGAGAAAATTCATGATGCAATTAATTTGACTCTCTATATTTTGGTAATAAGTAGTAAACTTTATGACGGGACAGGCTTTAGGAAGATCGTGTCGTTTTATGAACATATCCGAAGCCATGCGACCGCAGAACAACAAGAATCTTATCAAAATATAATGAAAAATATCTTAGAGAGGGAGTTTTTAAAAGATGAAAAAGGCGATCTCGTTATTAACAGCCGTATTGTTGATTAG
- a CDS encoding helix-turn-helix transcriptional regulator: MTDKVIRIFRIINAIQSNPGITAADLAFRCEVNIRTIYRDLEVISHFAPVTNEGRGTGYRFMGKFFLYPLDFSEQESLAFSLLPSVLNPDRIPPGFHSAYDKVMGTHLKEKSRQNGLLENIADIIQMGTPAYRKESRNFLQPLIGAILEQRSIRTVYHSQSRNATTARKIDPYYLIPRDQRFYLIGYCHLKGAIRTFRISRFEQVEMTASTFDKGNFNIKKYLKNTWSINRGTRNVTFKVRFDPEVARYIKEEELFVQPRMSEEGDGTLLFEVTVNNEKEFIKWILQYGPNAEIVEPESARERLKEQLEQWLDVYQQ; this comes from the coding sequence ATGACAGACAAAGTAATACGGATTTTCAGAATCATTAACGCCATTCAGTCGAACCCGGGGATTACCGCAGCAGACTTGGCTTTTAGGTGCGAGGTGAATATTAGAACGATCTACAGGGATCTTGAGGTGATCAGCCACTTTGCACCGGTTACGAATGAAGGAAGAGGTACGGGCTACCGGTTCATGGGCAAATTCTTTTTATATCCGCTGGATTTCTCGGAGCAGGAGTCGCTGGCATTCTCACTGCTGCCTTCTGTGCTGAATCCGGATAGAATTCCGCCGGGTTTTCATTCTGCGTATGACAAGGTGATGGGGACTCATCTGAAGGAGAAATCGCGGCAGAATGGCCTGCTGGAGAATATCGCGGATATTATTCAAATGGGTACCCCGGCCTACCGCAAGGAGAGCCGGAACTTCCTGCAGCCGCTGATTGGAGCCATTCTGGAGCAGCGCAGCATCCGGACGGTATACCACTCGCAGTCACGCAACGCCACTACAGCGCGGAAGATTGATCCTTATTATCTGATCCCGCGGGATCAGCGCTTTTATCTGATTGGCTATTGCCATCTGAAGGGCGCAATTCGTACGTTCCGGATCAGCCGGTTTGAGCAGGTCGAGATGACGGCTTCCACTTTTGATAAGGGAAATTTCAATATTAAAAAATATCTGAAAAATACCTGGTCGATCAACCGGGGTACCCGGAATGTCACTTTCAAGGTACGGTTCGATCCGGAGGTGGCGCGTTACATTAAGGAAGAGGAGCTGTTCGTACAGCCGCGGATGAGCGAAGAAGGCGATGGAACGTTGCTGTTCGAAGTCACGGTTAATAATGAGAAGGAGTTCATCAAGTGGATTCTGCAGTATGGCCCGAATGCGGAGATTGTGGAGCCGGAGTCGGCCAGAGAACGCTTGAAGGAGCAACTGGAGCAGTGGCTGGATGTGTATCAGCAGTAG